The proteins below are encoded in one region of Trichocoleus sp.:
- a CDS encoding TMEM165/GDT1 family protein, whose protein sequence is MDWHLLGLSFVTVFLSELGDKSQLAAIAISGSSKSVRTVFLGTAAALLLASFLGVLLGGGLSELLPIRWVKGIAAIGFAVMAIRLLCFGEAAQAEE, encoded by the coding sequence ATGGACTGGCACTTATTAGGATTGAGCTTTGTAACCGTCTTTCTATCTGAATTGGGCGATAAGAGCCAGCTGGCAGCAATTGCGATTAGCGGTAGCTCTAAATCCGTCCGAACTGTTTTTTTGGGGACTGCGGCAGCGCTTCTGCTCGCTAGTTTTTTGGGTGTGCTGCTGGGCGGCGGACTGTCGGAGCTGCTACCAATTCGCTGGGTTAAAGGAATTGCGGCGATCGGGTTTGCGGTGATGGCGATCCGACTCCTTTGTTTTGGTGAGGCGGCGCAGGCAGAGGAATAA
- a CDS encoding TMEM165/GDT1 family protein: MKSISPSSSSIALTVEPSAAITYSHSETSAESVNEIMTIEAETTSPNVSPPQSRWGKEVEIFTSTFFTIFLAELGDKTQLTTLLMAAESHAPWIVFAGAGSALVATSLLGVLLGSWLAKRVSPRTLERSAGILLLCISALLVLDILRS; the protein is encoded by the coding sequence GTGAAATCTATCTCTCCTTCCTCCAGCTCGATCGCTTTGACTGTAGAACCCTCTGCTGCTATTACTTACAGCCACTCCGAAACTTCTGCCGAGTCTGTCAACGAAATTATGACGATTGAGGCAGAGACCACGTCTCCTAATGTCAGCCCGCCTCAGTCAAGATGGGGCAAAGAAGTGGAAATTTTCACCTCGACGTTTTTCACCATATTTCTGGCAGAGTTGGGGGATAAGACCCAGCTAACAACGCTGTTAATGGCAGCCGAATCTCACGCGCCCTGGATTGTGTTTGCGGGTGCAGGGTCAGCCTTAGTTGCAACCAGCTTGTTGGGGGTGCTGCTGGGTTCCTGGTTAGCAAAGCGTGTTTCTCCTAGAACTTTAGAACGCTCTGCAGGAATTTTGCTGCTTTGCATTTCGGCTCTACTGGTTCTTGACATTCTACGGAGTTAG
- a CDS encoding YkgJ family cysteine cluster protein, protein MATWLCVKECGACCHLDPAERPDLDLYLSPEELEQYLSLVGADGWCIHFDHEHRECQVYANRPRFCRVQADTFQDLYDVEPEDLNDFAIDCCRQQIEGVYGDRSLEMLRFDRAIGI, encoded by the coding sequence ATGGCGACTTGGCTTTGTGTGAAGGAATGTGGGGCTTGCTGTCATTTAGATCCAGCAGAACGTCCTGATTTAGATCTTTATCTCTCTCCAGAAGAACTGGAACAATATCTGAGCTTAGTGGGTGCAGATGGCTGGTGTATCCACTTTGATCATGAACATCGGGAATGTCAGGTGTACGCCAATCGACCTCGGTTCTGTCGTGTCCAGGCTGATACCTTTCAAGATCTCTATGATGTTGAGCCTGAAGACCTAAACGACTTTGCGATCGACTGCTGCCGCCAGCAGATTGAGGGAGTCTATGGGGATCGGAGCCTGGAAATGCTGCGGTTCGATCGAGCAATTGGGATTTAG
- a CDS encoding photosystem II reaction center protein Ycf12: MDFLSSLIGGIHWETIAQLTMLALIVIAGPAVIFVLAFRNGDL, encoded by the coding sequence ATGGATTTTCTATCAAGTTTGATTGGCGGTATACACTGGGAAACGATCGCGCAATTGACAATGCTGGCTCTCATCGTGATTGCTGGACCTGCCGTCATCTTTGTTCTGGCATTCCGGAACGGTGATCTATAA
- a CDS encoding ribose-phosphate pyrophosphokinase: MISTATLTLQPPLTHLSDNSRLRLFSGSANLPLAHEVARYLGMDLGPMVRKRFADGEIYIQIQESIRGCDVYLVQPTCCPVNDHLMELLIMIDACRRASARQITAVIPYYGYARADRKTAGRESITAKLVANLITQAGASRILAMDLHSAQIQGYFDIPFDHVYGSPVILDYLLQKNLSDIVVVSPDVGGVARARAFAKKLNDAPLAIIDKRRQAHNVAEVMNVIGDVAGKTAVLVDDMIDTAGTICEGARILRQQGARQVYACATHAVFSPPAVERLSAGLFEEVIVTNTIPMLEDKRFPQLTVLSVANLLGEAIWRIHEDSSVSSMFR; encoded by the coding sequence GTGATCAGCACTGCAACTCTTACCCTTCAGCCTCCTCTAACTCATCTTTCTGACAATAGTCGTCTTCGGCTGTTCTCGGGTTCTGCAAACTTGCCGCTTGCCCATGAAGTTGCCCGCTATTTGGGCATGGATCTGGGTCCGATGGTGCGAAAGCGGTTTGCCGACGGCGAGATCTATATTCAGATTCAAGAGTCAATTCGCGGCTGTGATGTCTATTTAGTGCAGCCAACTTGCTGCCCGGTCAACGACCATCTAATGGAACTGTTGATCATGATTGATGCTTGCCGTCGAGCCTCTGCCAGACAAATTACGGCAGTCATTCCCTACTATGGCTATGCTAGAGCCGATCGTAAAACTGCAGGACGGGAATCAATTACGGCAAAGCTGGTTGCAAACCTGATCACTCAAGCAGGTGCCAGCCGGATTCTAGCAATGGATCTCCACTCGGCTCAGATCCAGGGCTATTTTGATATTCCGTTTGATCATGTTTATGGCTCTCCAGTCATTCTTGACTACTTGCTGCAAAAGAACCTCAGCGATATTGTTGTTGTCTCTCCTGATGTGGGTGGTGTTGCCAGAGCTAGAGCCTTTGCCAAAAAGCTGAACGATGCGCCGCTTGCCATTATTGATAAGCGTCGTCAGGCTCACAATGTCGCAGAAGTGATGAATGTGATCGGCGATGTGGCTGGCAAGACTGCGGTTCTAGTTGATGACATGATCGACACAGCAGGCACGATTTGTGAAGGGGCAAGGATACTGCGTCAGCAGGGGGCACGCCAGGTCTATGCCTGTGCAACTCATGCTGTCTTTTCGCCTCCGGCAGTAGAACGGCTCTCAGCCGGGCTGTTTGAGGAAGTTATTGTCACCAACACAATTCCAATGCTAGAAGATAAGCGATTCCCGCAACTTACGGTTCTATCGGTGGCAAATTTGTTGGGTGAGGCAATCTGGCGAATTCATGAGGATAGTTCGGTCAGCAGTATGTTTCGCTAA
- the rpiA gene encoding ribose-5-phosphate isomerase RpiA codes for MTAGLDPVKLMKQEVGRVAANLVQSGAIVGLGTGSTTAYMIQFLGERLKSGELKNVKGIPTSFQASVLAKQYGIPLTTLDEVDRIDIAIDGADEVDPQKNLIKGGGAAHTREKIVDALAEQFIVVVDSSKLVDRLGAFPLPVEVLPMAVTPVMKAIEKLGGKPEIRMAVKKDGPVITDQGNMIVDVQFGAIEHPADLEKTLNNIPGVLDNGLFVGVTDRVLVGEVKDGQPSVREF; via the coding sequence ATGACCGCAGGACTCGATCCCGTGAAGTTAATGAAGCAGGAAGTCGGTAGGGTAGCAGCAAACCTTGTGCAGTCAGGCGCGATCGTTGGGTTGGGCACTGGGTCAACGACCGCCTACATGATTCAGTTCCTGGGTGAGCGGCTCAAGTCGGGCGAACTCAAAAACGTTAAAGGTATCCCGACCTCTTTTCAGGCATCCGTGCTGGCAAAACAGTATGGGATTCCGCTAACCACCTTAGACGAAGTGGATCGAATCGATATTGCGATCGATGGAGCGGATGAGGTTGATCCACAAAAGAACCTGATTAAAGGTGGCGGGGCAGCCCATACGCGCGAGAAGATTGTGGATGCGCTCGCTGAGCAGTTTATTGTGGTTGTGGATAGTTCCAAACTTGTCGATCGGTTAGGAGCCTTTCCTTTGCCTGTGGAAGTGCTGCCGATGGCAGTGACGCCTGTAATGAAAGCGATCGAGAAACTGGGTGGCAAGCCAGAGATCCGGATGGCAGTCAAGAAGGATGGTCCGGTGATCACAGACCAGGGAAATATGATTGTGGATGTTCAGTTTGGAGCGATCGAGCATCCGGCTGACCTGGAAAAGACCCTGAACAACATTCCCGGCGTTCTTGATAATGGGTTGTTTGTCGGCGTGACCGATCGAGTTCTTGTCGGTGAAGTCAAAGACGGTCAACCCAGCGTTAGAGAATTCTAA
- a CDS encoding DUF2325 domain-containing protein: MDFSELDELENSVQDLLSLARIELEEKRLQQQRDEQIHQEISRIKDRLEPLLAQVEGMLNQLTSEDFVDSVTRKKLEEKAADLRQKLENAPILAAQTIDRQMILNEERLLDERLTEQTNRWRQALKADLLEMIAEQADFYSATDASIAVRGYMHDLKAIGALEEVVDTLIQQINANSEEGPVARLRGSHEQTLGFIYNKALENRARVERAPDVQPRVRHRVSEKRPNPYSALEGKVVIFGGHDRLETAVRNRLREANVNLVWCTAQAGPQIAGQAEIHIASADLILVITGYTSHKLTEKAAQAAQRAGKTIEMINTTGVVRVLEAIEYGLKSKQLARHLNQFSKPA, translated from the coding sequence ATGGATTTCTCAGAACTAGACGAACTCGAAAATTCTGTCCAGGATTTACTGTCATTAGCAAGAATAGAGCTAGAAGAAAAACGCTTACAGCAACAACGGGATGAGCAAATTCACCAAGAAATAAGCCGGATTAAAGATCGATTAGAGCCACTTTTGGCACAAGTCGAAGGAATGTTGAATCAGCTTACTTCTGAAGATTTTGTTGATAGCGTAACTCGGAAAAAATTAGAGGAAAAAGCGGCAGATTTACGCCAAAAGCTGGAAAATGCGCCAATATTGGCAGCCCAGACAATCGATCGTCAGATGATCTTAAATGAAGAACGTTTACTGGACGAACGATTAACTGAACAAACAAACCGCTGGCGACAGGCGCTCAAAGCTGACCTGCTTGAAATGATTGCTGAACAGGCAGATTTTTATAGCGCCACAGATGCTTCGATCGCAGTACGAGGCTACATGCACGACTTAAAGGCGATCGGTGCTTTAGAAGAAGTGGTGGATACCTTGATCCAGCAAATCAATGCCAATAGCGAAGAAGGACCCGTCGCTCGATTACGGGGTAGCCATGAACAGACGTTAGGTTTTATCTATAACAAAGCGTTAGAAAACCGCGCCCGGGTTGAACGTGCCCCTGATGTGCAGCCTCGCGTCCGGCATCGTGTCTCTGAAAAACGCCCTAACCCTTATAGTGCATTAGAAGGCAAAGTCGTGATTTTTGGCGGACACGATCGCCTGGAAACTGCCGTGCGTAATCGCTTGCGCGAAGCAAACGTTAACTTAGTTTGGTGTACAGCCCAGGCTGGTCCTCAAATCGCAGGACAGGCAGAAATTCATATTGCCAGTGCTGACTTAATTCTGGTGATCACAGGCTATACCAGCCATAAATTAACCGAGAAAGCAGCCCAGGCAGCCCAACGCGCTGGAAAAACGATCGAAATGATTAATACAACAGGTGTGGTTCGAGTCCTAGAAGCGATCGAATATGGCTTGAAAAGCAAGCAACTAGCGCGCCACTTGAATCAGTTTTCTAAACCCGCTTAA
- a CDS encoding aldo/keto reductase, whose translation MQYRRFGRTELSIPVFSCGGMRYQYKWQDVPKQEIPLDNQANLEATIRRSIEVGITHIETARGYGTSELQLGQILPTLPREKIIVQTKVEPVADSKEFLQTFEQSLANLNLDYVDLLGLHGINNPELLKYSIRPGGCLEVAQKLQQQGKIRSIGFSTHAPLEVILEAIDTNQFDYVNLHWYYINQTNWAAIEAATQRDMGVFIISPSNKGGLLYEPSQKLSNLCAPLSPIVFNNLFCLSHPQVHTLSLGAARPQDFDEHLKTLDWLDRADEILPSIINRLEQAAIAALGEDWYRTWHVGLPQPEETPGGINIPTILWLWNLATAYDMVGYGKMRYNLLGNGGHWFAGVKADRVKDFDFKHCLRHSPHADRIPDLLQQADRLLGGQTVQRLSQQ comes from the coding sequence ATGCAATATCGAAGATTCGGACGGACTGAACTGTCGATTCCTGTATTTTCCTGCGGTGGAATGCGCTACCAATACAAATGGCAGGACGTTCCAAAACAGGAAATTCCACTTGACAATCAGGCAAACCTAGAAGCGACGATCCGCCGATCAATTGAGGTGGGTATTACTCATATTGAAACTGCAAGAGGTTATGGCACATCCGAGCTTCAACTGGGGCAAATTCTTCCCACATTACCCAGGGAAAAGATTATTGTGCAAACAAAGGTAGAGCCTGTTGCAGATTCCAAAGAGTTCTTGCAAACATTTGAACAATCTTTGGCAAATCTGAATCTAGACTACGTTGATTTGTTGGGGCTGCACGGAATTAATAACCCTGAATTGCTCAAATATAGCATTCGTCCGGGTGGATGTTTAGAAGTTGCTCAGAAGCTACAGCAGCAAGGAAAAATCCGCTCCATTGGCTTTTCTACCCATGCCCCGCTTGAGGTAATCCTGGAGGCGATCGACACAAACCAATTTGACTACGTTAACCTGCATTGGTACTACATCAATCAGACGAATTGGGCAGCGATCGAGGCAGCAACCCAGCGCGACATGGGCGTGTTTATTATCAGCCCCTCGAACAAAGGTGGGCTGCTTTATGAACCATCACAGAAGCTATCTAACCTTTGTGCACCGCTCAGTCCGATCGTGTTTAACAATCTTTTTTGTCTCAGTCATCCTCAAGTGCATACGCTGAGTCTTGGGGCAGCCCGACCTCAAGATTTTGATGAGCATCTAAAAACGCTGGACTGGCTCGATCGAGCCGATGAAATTCTGCCGTCGATTATCAACCGATTGGAACAAGCCGCGATCGCGGCATTGGGTGAAGACTGGTATCGTACCTGGCATGTCGGTCTACCGCAACCGGAGGAAACCCCAGGCGGCATCAACATTCCAACGATTCTCTGGCTCTGGAACCTGGCAACTGCCTACGACATGGTGGGCTATGGCAAGATGCGCTACAACCTTCTGGGAAATGGAGGACATTGGTTTGCAGGCGTAAAAGCCGATCGCGTCAAAGATTTTGATTTCAAACACTGTCTTCGACACAGCCCTCATGCTGACCGGATTCCCGATTTGCTGCAACAAGCCGATCGGCTGCTGGGAGGACAGACTGTTCAACGACTGTCGCAACAGTAG
- the cysC gene encoding adenylyl-sulfate kinase: MPRGMRGDVMTAAQGGVTVWFTGLSGAGKTTICQAVEQQLRSQGYRVEVLDGDVVRENLTKGLGFSKADRDENIRRIGFVANLLTRNGVVVLVSAISPYREIREEVRHNIGNFVEVYVSTPLEVCEQRDVKGLYKRARAGEIKNFTGIDDPYEPPLNPEVNCKTQQETPAESAAKVMSYIEAFVQSKAATGAAKN, from the coding sequence ATGCCCCGAGGAATGCGAGGAGATGTGATGACGGCAGCGCAGGGTGGTGTAACGGTGTGGTTTACTGGCTTGAGTGGAGCCGGAAAGACAACCATTTGTCAGGCAGTGGAGCAGCAATTACGATCGCAGGGCTATCGGGTTGAAGTTCTAGATGGCGATGTCGTGCGAGAGAACCTGACCAAAGGGTTGGGCTTTAGTAAAGCCGATCGGGACGAAAATATCCGCCGGATTGGGTTTGTCGCTAATCTTCTCACTCGAAATGGGGTTGTGGTGCTGGTTTCCGCCATTTCACCTTATCGAGAAATTCGGGAAGAAGTTCGTCATAATATCGGCAATTTTGTTGAAGTGTATGTGAGTACCCCTTTAGAGGTTTGTGAGCAGCGAGATGTGAAAGGGCTTTATAAGCGTGCAAGGGCTGGAGAAATTAAAAACTTCACTGGCATTGACGATCCTTATGAGCCACCTTTGAACCCGGAAGTCAACTGCAAAACGCAGCAAGAAACCCCGGCGGAGAGTGCGGCAAAAGTAATGTCATACATTGAGGCATTTGTGCAATCGAAAGCCGCAACGGGCGCAGCCAAGAACTAA
- the mnmH gene encoding tRNA 2-selenouridine(34) synthase MnmH codes for MGVVNCLTPIDFLDAPGVILDVRSPSEYAQGHLPGAVSFPLFTNEERAEVGICYKQVGRDAAVELGFAIAGPKFAQFIATAKDLSPDRRVRVHCWRGGMRSEGVSWVLRMAGFEVTVLQGGYKAFRRWVLASFEQPKSILILGGMTGTGKTEILHHLVQLGAQVLDLEGLASHRGSSFGALGLPPQPTNEQFENEIAVRWSQVEADQPVWIEAESKRIGLCRVPEQLFQQMDQAAVLEIVRPQSERLAVLVDVYGTIDREALVIATERIRRRLGGLRTQQAIDLIQAGNLTDAFELILAYYDKTYTYDLQRRSVARYPIDVTGLSAKESAELLLKQAKQIFNQSVAINASVQAIERV; via the coding sequence ATGGGTGTTGTGAACTGTCTTACCCCGATCGATTTTCTAGACGCGCCGGGGGTAATCCTGGATGTGCGGAGTCCGAGTGAGTATGCTCAAGGGCATCTTCCGGGTGCCGTTAGTTTTCCGCTGTTCACCAATGAAGAGCGGGCAGAGGTTGGCATTTGCTACAAGCAAGTAGGACGCGATGCAGCCGTTGAACTTGGCTTTGCAATTGCTGGACCCAAATTCGCTCAGTTTATTGCAACTGCAAAAGATCTCTCGCCCGATCGCCGAGTGCGAGTTCACTGTTGGCGCGGTGGAATGCGGAGTGAAGGGGTTTCCTGGGTTTTGCGAATGGCTGGTTTTGAAGTGACAGTGCTTCAGGGCGGCTATAAAGCATTCCGGCGCTGGGTATTGGCGAGTTTTGAGCAGCCCAAGTCAATTCTGATCTTAGGTGGCATGACGGGCACCGGCAAAACAGAGATCTTGCACCATTTAGTTCAATTAGGAGCGCAAGTGCTGGATCTGGAGGGACTGGCGAGTCATCGCGGCAGCAGTTTTGGAGCATTGGGACTTCCACCTCAGCCAACAAATGAGCAGTTTGAAAATGAAATTGCGGTCAGATGGTCGCAGGTTGAGGCAGATCAACCCGTCTGGATTGAGGCAGAAAGCAAGCGAATTGGGCTATGCCGTGTGCCAGAGCAGTTGTTTCAGCAGATGGATCAAGCTGCCGTTCTGGAAATTGTGCGTCCACAATCAGAGCGCTTAGCTGTGCTCGTTGATGTGTATGGGACGATCGATCGAGAAGCATTGGTAATCGCAACAGAGCGAATTCGCCGCAGATTAGGAGGACTACGAACTCAGCAAGCCATTGACCTGATTCAGGCAGGCAATTTAACCGATGCCTTTGAATTGATCCTGGCATATTACGATAAGACTTATACCTACGACTTACAGCGACGCAGTGTTGCACGTTATCCGATCGATGTTACGGGTTTATCTGCCAAAGAAAGTGCGGAACTGCTATTAAAGCAAGCAAAACAAATATTCAATCAGTCGGTTGCAATAAATGCCTCAGTTCAAGCGATCGAACGAGTTTAG
- a CDS encoding RsmB/NOP family class I SAM-dependent RNA methyltransferase gives MEKASNLLVKFSKKLFSDAEQQDQFVAALTQPGSFHPCILWTKPRPGNLPFAIEPSIPWQPHFIDRLAFGERPGQHPLHNEGYFYCLDFSSVFAATPLLTIDQPVRLVADICGSPGGKSLFAWVALKPEFLLSNEVIGKRIGALLSNLKRCEAKPSVITNLDSSILAEEISGTADVVLVDAPCSGQSLLAKGGKSPGCFHPVNINKNANRQKRIIANSGSIVSPQGYLLYMTCAYSLEENEQVCEWFLERFPHFKPIDVPALNSYRSHLTSLPCYRMFPQTNLGAGAFTALFQNTEAHSDNMDSIQQKFNLFLQRPRLIFV, from the coding sequence ATGGAAAAAGCGTCTAATTTATTAGTTAAGTTTAGTAAAAAACTATTTTCGGACGCAGAACAACAAGATCAGTTTGTTGCAGCCTTAACTCAGCCAGGTTCTTTTCATCCCTGTATTTTGTGGACAAAGCCTCGCCCAGGGAATCTACCCTTTGCAATTGAACCCTCAATTCCCTGGCAGCCTCACTTCATCGATCGTCTAGCTTTTGGTGAAAGACCTGGACAGCATCCTCTTCACAATGAAGGCTATTTTTACTGTCTTGATTTCTCCTCCGTCTTTGCCGCAACGCCGCTGTTAACGATCGATCAGCCGGTTCGGTTGGTTGCTGATATCTGTGGTTCACCAGGAGGAAAAAGTTTATTTGCCTGGGTCGCATTAAAACCAGAGTTTTTGCTTAGTAATGAGGTCATTGGCAAGCGGATCGGTGCCTTGTTGTCAAACTTGAAGCGGTGTGAAGCGAAGCCATCAGTGATTACAAACCTGGACTCCAGCATTTTGGCAGAAGAAATTTCAGGTACAGCCGATGTCGTTTTAGTTGATGCACCCTGTTCAGGACAGTCTTTGCTGGCAAAAGGAGGGAAATCTCCTGGCTGTTTTCATCCGGTTAACATTAACAAAAACGCCAATCGTCAAAAGCGAATTATTGCCAACTCTGGATCAATCGTTTCACCTCAAGGATATTTGCTTTATATGACATGCGCTTATTCCTTGGAGGAAAATGAACAGGTTTGTGAATGGTTTTTAGAACGATTTCCCCACTTTAAGCCGATCGATGTTCCTGCGTTAAATAGCTACCGATCGCACTTGACCTCATTGCCCTGCTATCGGATGTTTCCTCAAACAAATCTGGGGGCAGGCGCATTTACTGCTCTGTTCCAAAATACAGAAGCTCACAGTGACAACATGGATTCTATCCAACAGAAATTCAATTTATTTCTTCAGCGTCCAAGGTTGATTTTTGTTTAA
- a CDS encoding 2'-5' RNA ligase family protein: protein MSERSLAPLILTLKLDSQTFHQFDSLRQQHFPPERNFLPAHVTLFHALPGDQKLSIQQTLREICAQTPNFALQFSRLRFLGQGVAIDIDSLELRQLRQNLAKIWDPWLSRQDQQGYRPHITIQNKVTSAAARQLFDQMIEQWQPIEGAGKGLLLWYYQGGPWELAEDFSFRSP, encoded by the coding sequence ATGTCTGAACGATCGCTTGCGCCGTTAATTCTGACGCTCAAACTCGACTCCCAAACCTTTCATCAATTTGATTCACTGCGTCAGCAGCACTTCCCCCCAGAGCGAAACTTCCTACCTGCTCACGTCACTTTGTTTCATGCGTTGCCCGGTGATCAAAAACTCAGTATTCAGCAAACCTTACGCGAAATTTGTGCTCAAACTCCAAACTTTGCCCTTCAGTTCTCTCGCCTCCGCTTCTTGGGTCAAGGTGTGGCGATCGACATCGATTCCCTGGAATTGAGACAACTCCGACAAAATCTAGCAAAAATTTGGGATCCCTGGCTCAGTCGCCAAGACCAGCAGGGCTATCGACCGCATATCACCATTCAAAACAAAGTCACTTCAGCAGCGGCGCGGCAGTTGTTTGATCAGATGATTGAGCAATGGCAGCCGATTGAAGGCGCAGGTAAGGGATTATTGCTCTGGTACTATCAGGGCGGACCCTGGGAACTGGCAGAAGACTTTTCTTTTCGATCGCCCTAA
- a CDS encoding phosphodiester glycosidase family protein, which yields MKRWWFIGLLVIGIEGLLFGVTYFAKPVQPAKPQSASQSISQATVPEPKQPALSQPNQPLQYQVYPLEQGTAHVVTVPAGSPLTVRSVVAEGVETLENFAKQTGAVAVINAGFFDPENLKSTSYVMQQGQWVADPRQNDRLMQNPNLAPYLDKILDRSEFRRYQCGDATQYAIALHQEAQPEGCKMVDATGAGPRLLPQLALEQEGFLALDQGVVIRDAVNANQPLARSAIGMTAEGAVVLVMVAQKPNAPDRSGVSLAGLAAFMQQLGVVQAMNLDGGGSASLYVQGENGQSKTVFGSVDAQGNPVGRPVKSVLVVQPH from the coding sequence ATGAAACGTTGGTGGTTCATTGGGCTACTTGTGATTGGAATTGAAGGGCTGTTGTTTGGGGTAACGTACTTCGCAAAACCTGTACAGCCTGCTAAGCCTCAATCTGCCTCTCAATCTATTTCTCAAGCTACCGTCCCTGAGCCAAAACAGCCTGCCTTATCTCAGCCAAACCAACCCCTCCAATATCAGGTCTATCCGCTAGAGCAAGGTACGGCTCATGTTGTCACTGTTCCAGCCGGAAGCCCCCTTACCGTTCGATCGGTGGTTGCAGAGGGGGTGGAGACGCTAGAGAACTTTGCCAAGCAAACCGGAGCAGTTGCCGTTATCAACGCCGGGTTCTTTGACCCAGAAAACTTGAAATCCACGTCTTATGTGATGCAGCAGGGGCAGTGGGTCGCTGATCCTCGCCAGAACGATCGCCTCATGCAAAACCCCAATTTGGCTCCTTATCTGGACAAAATTCTCGATCGCTCTGAGTTTCGTCGTTATCAGTGTGGCGACGCGACCCAATATGCCATTGCTCTGCATCAAGAAGCCCAACCAGAAGGGTGCAAAATGGTTGACGCGACTGGGGCAGGACCTCGGCTGTTGCCGCAACTCGCGCTGGAACAAGAAGGATTTCTAGCGCTGGATCAGGGAGTAGTGATCCGAGATGCAGTGAACGCAAATCAACCTTTAGCCCGTTCTGCGATCGGGATGACGGCTGAGGGAGCAGTGGTTCTAGTGATGGTGGCACAAAAGCCCAATGCGCCCGATCGCTCTGGTGTCTCGCTTGCTGGTTTAGCAGCGTTTATGCAGCAGCTTGGAGTTGTCCAGGCAATGAATTTAGATGGCGGCGGTTCTGCTTCGTTGTATGTGCAGGGCGAAAATGGGCAGAGCAAAACGGTTTTTGGTTCTGTAGATGCGCAAGGCAATCCAGTGGGGCGACCTGTAAAATCGGTGCTGGTGGTTCAACCTCATTAG
- a CDS encoding response regulator: MEPVTERLILVVEENPDHAQLIQAILQADEEPHQLMIVADETEAIEFLQGHGKYSNASRPDLILLNLNRAETSSSLKEQKILADIKANPQLRRIPIIVLTTSDDEADIFSSYALQGNCYVIKSTDLNQLSALIKRIKAFWLGIVTLPLE; this comes from the coding sequence ATGGAACCAGTGACAGAGCGGCTGATCTTAGTTGTTGAAGAAAATCCTGATCATGCTCAACTGATTCAAGCAATACTACAAGCTGATGAAGAACCGCATCAACTGATGATAGTGGCGGATGAAACAGAGGCGATCGAGTTTTTGCAGGGTCATGGCAAGTACAGCAACGCGAGCCGACCCGATTTAATCTTGCTGAACTTAAACAGAGCTGAAACTTCATCAAGCCTGAAGGAACAAAAGATTTTGGCAGATATAAAAGCAAACCCTCAGCTAAGAAGAATCCCGATTATTGTTTTAACAACGTCAGACGATGAAGCTGATATTTTTAGCAGCTATGCGCTACAGGGAAATTGTTATGTGATCAAGTCTACTGACCTGAATCAGCTTTCTGCCTTGATCAAACGCATTAAAGCCTTTTGGTTGGGAATTGTGACTTTGCCACTAGAGTAG